A region of the Salvelinus alpinus chromosome 24, SLU_Salpinus.1, whole genome shotgun sequence genome:
aacaattgtttacagacagattatttcacttataattcactgtatcacaattccagtgggtcagaagtttacatacattaagttgacagtgcctttaaacatcttggaaaattccagaaaattaggtCATGGATTTAggagcttctgttaggctaatttacattttttgagtcaattggaggtgtacctgtggatgtatttcaaggcctaccttcaaacacagttCCTCTttgttgacatcatgggaaaatcagccaagacctcagaaagaaaattgtagacctccacaagtctggttcatccttgggagcaatttccaaatgcctgaaggtaccatgttcatctgtacaaacaatagtacgcaagtagaaatcaaatcaaatcaaacaaaatcaaatcaaatttatttgtcacatacacatggttagcagatgttaatgcgagtgtagcgaaatgcttgtgcttctagttccgacaatgcagtaataaccaacaagtaatctaacctaacaattccacaagtactaccttatacacacaagtgtaaagggataaagaatatgtacataaagatatatgaatgagtgatggtacagaacggcataggcaagatgcagtagatggtatagagtacagtatatacatatgagatgagtaatgtagggtatgtaaacataaagtggcatagtttaaagtggctagtgatacatgtattacacaacatgggaccacgcagccgtcataccgctcaggaaggagacacattctgtctcctagagatgaacaggtacaaaagtatatataggaaaggaaacaggtacaaaagtatatatatccacagtaaaacgagtcctatatcgacataacctgaaaggccgctcagcaggaggaagcctctgctccaaaaccgccataaaatagccagactatggtttgcaactgcacatggagacaaagattgtagattttggagaaatgtcctctggtctgatggaacaaaaatagaactgtttggccataatgaccatcgttatgtttggagtaaaaagggggatgcttgcaaggcgaataacaccatcccaaccgtgaagcacgggggtggcagcatcatgttgtgggggtgctttgctgcaggagggactggtgcacttcacaaaatagatgccatcaggaggtaggaaaattacgtggatatattgaagcaacaactcaagacatcagtcaggaagttaaaggttggtcgcacatgggtcttccaaatggacaatgaccccaagcatacttctaaagttgtggcaaaatggcttaaggacaacaaagtcaaggaattggagtggccatcacaaagccctgacgtcaatcctatagaagatttgtgggcaaaactgaaaaacgtgtgcgagcaaggaggcctacaaacctgactcagttacaccagctctgttaggaggaattggccaaaagtcacccaacttattgtgggaagcttgtggaaggctacccaaaacgtttgacccaagttaaacaatttaaaggcaatgctaccaaatactaattgagtgtatgtaaacttctgacccactaggaatgtgatgaaagaaataaaagctgaaataaatcattctcttaactattattctgacatttcacattcttaaaataaagtggtgatcctaactgacctaagacagggaatttttactaggattaaatgtcaggaattgtgaaaaactaagtttcaatgtatttggctaaggtgtatgtaaacttccacttcaactgtatgtttgctAACTTATTAGCCacattatgactgacttgtgatcattgcccttcctagtttgattgtattgacattccctgcatgtacagtggggcaaaaaagtatttagtcagccaccaattgtgcaagttctcccacttaaaaagatgagagaggcctgtaattttcatcatcggtacacttcaactatgacagacaaaatgagaaaaaaaaatccagaaaatcacattgtaggattttttatgaatttatttgcaaattatggtggaaaataagtatttggtcaataacaaaagtttatctcaatactttgttatataccctttgttggcaatgacagaggtcaaacgttttctgtaagtcttcacaaggttttcacacactgttgctggtattttggcccattcctccatgcagatctcctctagagcagtgatgttttggggctgttgctgggcaacacggactttcaactccctccaaagattttctatggggttgagatctggagactggttaggccactccaggaccttgaaatgcttcttacgaagccactccttcgttgcccgggcggtgtgtttgggatcattgtcatgctgaaagacccagccacgtttcatcttcaatgcccttgctgatggaaggaggttttcactcaaaatctcacgatacatggccccattcattctgtcctttacacggatcagtcgtcctggtccctttgcagaaaaacagccccaaagcatgatgtttccacccccatgcttcacagtaggtatggtgttctttggatgcaactcagcattctttgtcctccaaacacaacgagttgagtttttaccaaaaagttctattttggtttcatctgaccatatgacattctcccaatcttcttctggatcatccaaatgctctctagcaaacttcagacgggcctggacatgtactggtttaagcagggggacacgtctggcactgcaggatttgagtccctggcggcgtagtgtgttactgatggtaggctttgttactttggtcccagccctctgcaggtcattcactaggtccccccgtgtggttctgggatttttgctcaccgttcttgtgatcattttgaccccacggggtgagatcttgcgtggagccccagatcgagggagattatcagtggtcttgtatgtcttccatttcctaataattgctcccacagttgatttcttcaaaccaagctgcttacctattgcagattcagtcttcccagcctggtgcaggtctacaattttgtttcttgtgtcctttgacagctctttggtcttggccatagtggagtttggagtgtgactgtttgaggttgaggacaggtgtcttttatactgataacaagttcaaacaggtgccattaatacaggtaacgagtggaggacagaggagcctcttaaagaagaagttacaggtctgtgagagccagaaatcttgcttgtttgtaggtgaccaaatacttattaaaaatcctacaatgtggttttctggatttttttttctcattttgtctgtcatagttgaagtgtaccgatgatgaaaattacaggcctctctcatctttttaagtgggagaacttgcacaattggtggctgactaaatacttttttgccccactgtatatatatatgtatatatatatatataaataagccatttagacacttttatccaaaacaCCTTactcatgcatgcatacattttacatacggaTGGTtgcaggaatcgaacccactgCCCTGGCTATACAcataccatgctctaccaactgagctaccaAGGACCAGACATTAGTTACATTTTAATTTTGAACCATTGAAACTGATACAGTGCATCCTGAAtgggtggaggcagcaaacaatgtactgTGCCAGCTATTAATTAACAACCTACCAAGAAACAACCaggaaatgtattggtgaattatattaatcatgcattgaactgcatccgtctattctgccaacaatatCTTACCGCACGTCATGGAATTTTGAGTAAAAAATTACCTGTTTTTAAAACATCTCacgcataaactgggaatttgttatttttcactgatattatgattgtctgtttgtttcatatttgcaaagtagttaaagcgctgtcagttccactttcaTAGACACACAAAACCTGCAAAACCTGAATGCACATTGGTTGATGGATTTTTTTCCAGGAAACAGAACATTTTACTTTGCTTTGAGCATAATGTTTGAAAGAGCTTTACAAATCAAGTTATTATGAATTCATCTTTCAGATCAGGTTGCACTGGGATCAACTCAAATGTAGGTTGATTGAGATGGCATTGTGGTGGTGGAGATTGACAGCAGATTTAGCCAATGGCAGAATTATACAGTACACCCTAACCACTCTAGCAGCATTCACACTATGTCCATGTGCCATTCATCTGAGGTGCATTGTGCTGCTCTCGTCATTGGGCTGCTACAGTTGTTTTCATAGTGATGTCAGCTGTAGTAGGCCACCTGTAGGTTATCAGCTATCCTGCATGTCTGGATGCCAGACTAAAGTAATTCCCCATGAAGAAAATCATCACTGTAATATATCATCTGGAAATACTTTATTGAATGTTCTGTCGTAACacctacattacattttagttgttttgcagacgctcttatccagtagAGAATGCATACATTTTCACTTTTGTTCATACTGGTTCCCCGCAGGAATTAAAcctacaaccctggcattgcaagtgccatgctctaccaacttagCTACATGGGACCTAAATAAGTTTGTCATAAACATCAGGTGTTTGTTCCGACTTACGTCACACCTCTCCCATAAATATGTTACGATGCATGATGTCTTATCATCATTCAAATGATCAAACAGGAAACACAGAAATGATCAGTTTTATCAAGGCCAAAACAAGGAAACAGGGCCAAGACGACATCTTCAATTTCTATTTGATCCTTTCATGCATGAACATAGTATGCAAATGAGAGGGTTGAGTAACAGTGACGAACATATGACATAACCATTCAAAATGAACACTAACTCCATGGCAGTGGTAAGAAACattaatgtatcaaacatggggAAACATTTTCCTTCTAAGGTGTTATGCAATCATGGTCACAGAATAGAACTTGTAGTGGCTAATATTTATTCCTCACTGGCCTCAATCAAACTATGTAAATTGTATAGTCTATTAAAATGTATCTCTCAATATCTTCTCTTTATAGCTGAGGTCCTTAGGTCAAAGTGCCTCATCATTCCAAAATGAGTTAAAAGGATGTTGTGTCCATATAAAAACAAACTTACATTTTGGAGATCAGAAGGAAATACCCTAACATGGCAGAAAATCATCCTAGTGTGCAGTGGGGAAAAAGTACaatttgtcatacttgagtaaaagtaaagatatctttatagaaaatgactcaaataaaaatgaaagtcacccagttacattcgacttgagtaaaagtctaaaagtatttggttttaaatattctTAAGTGTCAAATGAAAATGTAATTGCTACAATATACTTACGTATaacaagtaaaagtataaatcatttcaaattccttacataAAGCAAACCAAACAACACCATTTTcttgccaggggcacactccaacactcagacataatttacaaatgaagcatgtgttttcagtgagtctgccagatcagaggcagtagggatgaccagggatgttctcttgataagtacgtGATTtaggacaattttcctgtcctgctaaacaatgaaaatgtaacgagtacttttgggtgtcaggggaaaatgtatggagtaaaaagtacattattttactacattcctaaagaaaataaaagTTGTCGAAGATAAAtagcaaagtaaagtacagataccccagaaaatgacttaagtaaaaatactttaaagtattacttAAGTTTTTAACACCGCTGTAACTCAAACTTCTTGTTAAGTGTTGGTCCCTTGTTTCATGAGCCGAAAAAAAAGACGTGTTTCATATGCACAAAGAGCTTATTtcactcaaatgttgtgcacacatttgtttacatccctgttaatgagcatttctcctttgcctgacagatgtggcatatcaagaatctggggataataaaaggtcactctaaaatatgcagttttgtcacacaacacaaagccACAGATGGCTCACATTTTGAGGggccgtgcaattggcatgctgaccgcagggatgtccaccagagctgttgccagagcattgaatgttcatttctctacaacatcgttttagagaatttggcagtacgtccaaccgtcttcacaaccgcagaccacgtgtaaccacgccagcccaggacctccacatccggctttttCACCTGCTGGATCGTCTGAGACATGCAACCCggagagctgatgaaactgtaggtttgcacaactgaagaatttctgcacaaactgtcagaaaccgtctcgggGAAGCTCAtatgcgtgctcgtcgtcctcactagGCTTttaacctgactgcagttcggcgttgtaaccgacttcaggGGGCAAATGCTAACCTTCattggccactggcacgctggagaagtgtgctcttcacagatgaatctcgAAGTTCAACTGTacagggcagatggcagacagggtgTATGGtcttgtgtgggcgagcggttggctgatgtcaatgttgtgaacagagtgcccaatggtgtcggtggagttatggtatgggcaggcataagctacggacaatgaatacaattgcattttatcgaaggatatttgaatgcacagagatggcatgacgagattctgaggcccattgtcgtgccattcatccgccgccatcacctaatgtttcagcatgataatgcacagccccatgtcacaaggatctgtacacaattcctgaaagctgaaaatgtcccagttcttcaatgACCTTCATATTCACCAGACACGTCACCCGTTGAACATGTTTGCGATGCTCAGGATCAATGTGTACTACAGCgttttccagttcccaccaatatcaagaaacttcacacagccattgaagaggagtgggacaacattccacagaccacaatcaacagcctgataaactctatgcgaaggagatgtgtcgcagtGCATGTGGCAAATGGTGGTCAAACTATGACTATattcccagtaatgtgaaatccaatagattagtgcctaatgaattcatttcaattgactgatttccttataagacatgtaactcagtgaaatctttgaaattgttccatgttgtATTTATAGCTTTATTCAGTGTACTTTAAGTGCTGCCTAtcttcccagtagcctacttcGTGTGTTAACTGTAGACTGCTCCTAACTTGTTGAtgattgttgacacatcaaccagcattaaggggcagggcaatttgtgacttgttttggtaatcagtggctgtattggTACCTGGTTTCTCAGTGGTAGATGTAAGCGTCAGTGGCAGTCTCACCTGCAGAACTAAGACCATCTCCAAAACAAAGACGGTCCTGCCGAGTTGTTCTGCCGAGTTCTTTGAGAAAGGCTCAACACCACTCTCACTTGCGTATCTTACCTAGTTTTCTGATTATCTAATTTTCTCTTTTGTAGCTTTGGcaactgtgtgtgttttctatacctgttcgctcctctccctgtaggctttacagatACTCCCCACCCCTTGGTTGCAAtccttctaatttagtgtacccaGCGAGCACAAGCCATGTGGAATTCCGGGTCTCTGGCCCCGTTTGGAACTACCGATCTGCAATCAAGAatgcagagttcatctcagcctgttgcccttcagtcccttgacttTTTAGCCATGACAGAGACATGGATCAACCCATAgaactgctactccagctgctctctcttcatcctACTACGCTTTCTCTCATAGTCAAAGAGCATCTGGTCGTCGTGGTGTTCAATGAGTATCTTAACTAATCCCCCTCTTAACCGagacaccccccacacacacattttttttaaaaactttaatGAACCAACACTTGCACTTGAGGTTTTGCAAAGTGCTTAACAATTCCTGCCTTATTTAAACATGTTTCTCATTGACAACTTTTTCATGTAAATTGATTCTCCTGTAGGCAGTATTTTCTATTAGACCAAGATGCTTGATTATAAAATAAGTAACAGTCCAATAGAAGAGAAACTCAATATAAATGACTTCATTACATGTCAAGACAATGACCAGTGGACATTACCGTCAAATAATCCTCAGACTATAAATCatataaaaacacattttcatcaATCTAATTCATTCATTGACTGTGAACATTACAGCAAAGTCAGCTATCAGAAAGTGATTAGATGAAGCAGCAGAGCTCAGCATTTGGATGGTTGGGTGGAGACAGTGGTGTTCACCATACGGTTAGACATGTCAGGGAGTATCATGAAAGCAGGATTATAGGCAGGTGGATCAGAAGTCGTCATTTGTGAATGGCCTGCAATGGCATGTTGGTCAGATGCCATCTTCATATGACCCCTCCGGCCATCTCAGGGGGCCCTCCCATCATATCAGGGGGCATCTCAGCCATGCTGGAGGACTGTGGGCCGGTCATGATGTAGCTCTGTTGGATGGGGGACTGTGGGCCGGTTATGACGTAGCCCTGTTGGTTGGGGGACTGTGGGCCGCTCATGACGTAGCTCTGTTGGGGGGGACTGTGGGGGTCATGATGTAGCTCTGTTGGATGGGGGACTGTGGGCGTAGCTCTGTTGGTTGGGGGACTGTGGGCCGGTCATGATGTAGCTCTGTTGGATGGGGGACTGTGGGCCGGTTATGACGTAGCTCTGTTGGTTGGGGGGCTGTGGGCCGGTCATGACGTAGCTCTGTTGGTTGGGGGACTGTGGGCCGGTTATGACGTAGCTCTGTTGGTTGGGGGGCTGTGGGCCGGTTATGACGTAGCCCTGTTGGTTGGTCATGTAAGACACATTTGAAGTGGTCATGGTAGGAGGCTGCACTTGGATGGACACAGGCTGGGTGGTTGTGAAAGTACAGCCCTTCTTGTGTTCTTTGATCTCCCTGGCCATCTGACACCATGAGCAACAGGCACAGAAGCAGGACACCAGGATGTCCTCAAAGAGGCTTCCCTGtggacccacacagacacacttgtttaacactatcacacacacacacacaagtaaacAGAACACACATAATACCCTTTTCACAACATATGTATCTGCAACATCAACATTTATGTGATGTCTATATGTAATGGGAAACATCACACCTGAATGCCATATTTGTGGCGTACAGCAACCCGCATGGACAGACTTGCGGGTGGCACAATGACGGGCACCCCAATAGCAGCCATGAAAGCAGGGCCTATGATGTCCATTAAGGGCAGATAGGTACTCTCTCCAAACTCTCCTGTGGTGGAGCAGGCTAAGCAAGGACAGCACCAGAATTCATTGcaacctgcacacacacaaacagacacgtctcatcaacagagagagcaaCAACAAGACAACTCTTATAGGTGGTGGCAATATTTTAAGACAGAATATCTTGAGCTTAGGATCAGATGGGATATGATGTCCCATGGATACTCACAGATACTCATGTCCTGAAAGGAGTCAAAGAGGCCTGTCTTCCAGCCTTTCATAGCAGGTGCTGCCACCTGCTGATGGACTGTCATGTTAGCTGCCATGGTGATCAGACCTGCCTGCAGACACAATGAAAAGGAAGACGTAGCACTCACAATTGCAGTTTGTTTGTGGGAGAAAATTAATCAGCAGTATGCTTCTAAGATCTAGCTGAACAACACGCCTGGAATCAAGTTGATGACTAGTTgttggttacacaataaaaacatTCAAGGTGGCCCCACAAAAAAATATTTGGAAACGAGTTCCACAACTTTTTTGACTTCACCAACTTTTTGGGAAAAGTGTTGCATGCAATTCACATTTTTAGTTGAGACAAGTTGGGAAATATTTAGGGTTGTCTTTTTAGTTTCAGGCATGGTCCAATTTTTGGACCAGAAAGTGGGTTCTTTCAAATCTATCTTGACTAACCAATCTCactaataatgaaaacaaatccacatgttttgcagtatcTGGTTAAACACATCATATTATAACctctgaaatatatattttaattgtaAAAAAGTCCTTGACAAGTATTTTCTGAATGGCACACTGGGAAATATGTTAATGAAAAAACATCTATCTTCAGCCAACACAGTATTTTAAGTTGCGGGTCTCAGGAAACTGAACTTGTGTGATCAACTCAAATATTTGTTTTGCAAAGGCAAACTTTACTATTTAATAAGTTTACACAAATCAAAACGGCTGTGGAACTAGTTCGCAgattggtctcatagactagacataacatagttaATGTAAATCCGGAACACTCATTAGTATGAtgtgttacatttggtatggttacacaaGATTGAAGGTGACTTAAGGCAACCTTCAAGACAACAATTGTTTGGTTGATCAAATAATGAGAACATCtggcaacccaaaggttgtgtgtttgaatctcgtcatggacaactttagcattttagctaattagcaactttgcaactacttactactttttagttaCTTAGCAActacttaacccttttagctaacactaacccctagagctagctaacgtcagtgttagccacctagctaccttgctaatg
Encoded here:
- the ponzr10 gene encoding uncharacterized protein ponzr10 isoform X2, producing the protein MAANMTVHQQVAAPAMKGWKTGLFDSFQDMSICCNEFWCCPCLACSTTGEFGESTYLPLMDIIGPAFMAAIGVPVIVPPASLSMRVAVRHKYGIQGSLFEDILVSCFCACCSWCQMAREIKEHKKGCTFTTTQPVSIQVQPPTMTTSNVSYMTNQQGYVITGPQPPNQQSYVITGPQSPNQQSYVMTGPQPPNQQSYVITGPQSPIQQSYIMTGPQSPNQQSYAHSPPSNRATS